One Nicotiana tomentosiformis chromosome 4, ASM39032v3, whole genome shotgun sequence genomic window carries:
- the LOC104100593 gene encoding probable serine/threonine-protein kinase PBL21 isoform X2, with translation MSGCELRSSQLCLLVWWQLKLKRMQSAGSFWTSNSIKLKLERKHCMEELRCNIVVMKGSKPKVLRLNLGCPEELQTPFFSANSSPVKDSREIQDERMKHSTPVTSPEDQRTSYIRTPLLNSLTDPDTFLLYERNPLYEGFSKETFSPVHKRNGYDHPVNELHSFGERIITLSTVPKSQNHTHKTILWIQQNHIIADNNSAVENCKIISRSVTSGNKHENSIEYNQNPNTQGSKLNRDTDRDYLNSSIREAVSLGRTSSIPPPLCSFCQCIAPSFGKPPKQFRYEELEEATNGFSDTNFLAEGGFGLVHKGVLRDGVVVAVKQLKFIGSQADADFHREVRVLSCAQHRNVVLLVGYCIQGNRRLLVYEFICNKSLDFHLHGTKETALDWSSRLKIAIGTARGLRYLHEDCRVGCIVHRDLRPKNILLTHDFEPLVADFGLARLYNEWDVSEDEHLIRTSRYLAPEYSNDGKVTEKVDVYAFGLVVLELITGRRTNDLQCYRSQHLLAGSLSPTAGNGPYHLSAFKNHLLDSNLTSSPLENFPYELQAMSHAAFMCLQEDPQLRPPISKVLKILEGGGPIFDLNSFGSRSGYMQGPNFNNHPVSKRHSRRLSY, from the exons CAGTCAGCTGGGTCATTTTGGACAAGTAATAGCAT AAAATTGAAGTTAGAGCGTAAGCATTGCATGGAAGAACTTCGTTGCAACATTGTAGTGATGAAGGGTTCTAAACCGAAAGTTCTCAGACTAAATCTAGGATGTCCAGAGGAACTCCAAACTCCTTTCTTTTCTGCCAATTCCTCTCCTGTTAAGGATAGTAGAGAAATACAGGATGAAAGAATGAAGCATTCTACTCCAGTGACCAGTCCTGAGGATCAAAGAACATCCTATATTAGAACTCCATTACTGAATTCATTGACTGATCCAGACACATTCCTTCTATATGAGCGGAATCCCCTGTATGAAGGGTTCAGTAAAGAAACATTTTCACCGGTCCACAAGCGAAATGGATATGATCATCCGGTAAACGAGCTGCACTCTTTTGGGGAAAGGATAATAACTCTCTCAACAGTTCCTAAATCTCAAAATCATACTCATAAAACAATCCTTTGGATTCAGCAAAACCATATTATTGCTGACAACAATTCAGCTGTAGAAAACTGCAAAATTATCTCACGTTCTGTCACTTCTGGAAATAAACATGAGAATTCTATTGAATACAACCAAAACCCAAATACCCAAGGAAGCAAGTTGAATCGAGATACTGACAGGGACTATCTTAACTCCAGCATCAGAGAAGCAGTCTCTTTAGGTCGAACTTCCTCGATACCTCCTCCTCTATGTTCATTCTGTCAATGTATAGCACCATCTTTTGGAAAGCCTCCAAAACAATTTCGCTATGAAGAGCTAGAGGAAGCAACAAATGGATTCTCAGACACAAATTTTCTAGCAGAAGGCGGGTTTGGTCTGGTTCATAAAGGGGTTTTAAGGGATGGAGTGGTTGTTGCTGTAAAACAGCTAAAGTTTATTGGATCTCAAGCAGACGCCGATTTTCATAGAGAAGTTCGAGTTTTGAGCTGTGCCCAGCACAGGAATGTTGTGCTGCTGGTTGGTTACTGCATTCAGGGAAATAGGAGACTATTAGTATATGAGTTTATTTGCAACAAGTCGTTGGACTTTCATTTGCATG GAACGAAGGAAACAGCTCTAGATTGGAGCTCACGCCTTAAGATAGCTATTGGGACAGCAAGAGGCTTACGTTACCTTCATGAAGATTGCAGAGTGGGATGTATAGTTCACAGAGATCTCAGACCAAAAAACATTCTCTTAACTCATGATTTTGAACCTTTG GTTGCTGATTTTGGGCTTGCACGATTGTACAATGAGTGGGATGTTTCTGAAGATGAACATCTAATTAGAACTTCAAG GTATCTTGCCCCAGAGTACTCCAATGATGGAAAAGTCACAGAGAAGGTTGACGTATATGCTTTTGGCTTGGTGGTATTGGAGTTGATTACTGGTAGAAGAACCAATGACTTGCAATGCTACAGAAGTCAGCACCTGCTTGCAGGAAGCCTTTCCCCTACAGCTGGAAATGGACCATATCATCTTTCAGCATTCAAAAATCATTTGCTGGACTCCAACTTGACCTCATCCCCGCTTGAAAACTTTCCTTATGAACTACAGGCGATGAGTCATGCTGCCTTCATGTGTCTACAGGAAGATCCTCAGCTGCGACCTCCAATTTCAAAG GTACTTAAAATACTAGAAGGAGGTGGTCCTATTTTTGACTTAAATTCATTTGGCAGTAGAAGTGGTTATATGCAGGGACCAAATTTTAATAATCATCCTGTATCAAAGAGGCATTCTCGCAGGCTTTCTTATTAA
- the LOC104100593 gene encoding probable serine/threonine-protein kinase PBL21 isoform X3 — MVRIKVVSALSAGVVAAEAKKNAVSWVILDKKLKLERKHCMEELRCNIVVMKGSKPKVLRLNLGCPEELQTPFFSANSSPVKDSREIQDERMKHSTPVTSPEDQRTSYIRTPLLNSLTDPDTFLLYERNPLYEGFSKETFSPVHKRNGYDHPVNELHSFGERIITLSTVPKSQNHTHKTILWIQQNHIIADNNSAVENCKIISRSVTSGNKHENSIEYNQNPNTQGSKLNRDTDRDYLNSSIREAVSLGRTSSIPPPLCSFCQCIAPSFGKPPKQFRYEELEEATNGFSDTNFLAEGGFGLVHKGVLRDGVVVAVKQLKFIGSQADADFHREVRVLSCAQHRNVVLLVGYCIQGNRRLLVYEFICNKSLDFHLHGTKETALDWSSRLKIAIGTARGLRYLHEDCRVGCIVHRDLRPKNILLTHDFEPLVADFGLARLYNEWDVSEDEHLIRTSRYLAPEYSNDGKVTEKVDVYAFGLVVLELITGRRTNDLQCYRSQHLLAGSLSPTAGNGPYHLSAFKNHLLDSNLTSSPLENFPYELQAMSHAAFMCLQEDPQLRPPISKVLKILEGGGPIFDLNSFGSRSGYMQGPNFNNHPVSKRHSRRLSY, encoded by the exons CAGTCAGCTGGGTCATTTTGGACAA AAAATTGAAGTTAGAGCGTAAGCATTGCATGGAAGAACTTCGTTGCAACATTGTAGTGATGAAGGGTTCTAAACCGAAAGTTCTCAGACTAAATCTAGGATGTCCAGAGGAACTCCAAACTCCTTTCTTTTCTGCCAATTCCTCTCCTGTTAAGGATAGTAGAGAAATACAGGATGAAAGAATGAAGCATTCTACTCCAGTGACCAGTCCTGAGGATCAAAGAACATCCTATATTAGAACTCCATTACTGAATTCATTGACTGATCCAGACACATTCCTTCTATATGAGCGGAATCCCCTGTATGAAGGGTTCAGTAAAGAAACATTTTCACCGGTCCACAAGCGAAATGGATATGATCATCCGGTAAACGAGCTGCACTCTTTTGGGGAAAGGATAATAACTCTCTCAACAGTTCCTAAATCTCAAAATCATACTCATAAAACAATCCTTTGGATTCAGCAAAACCATATTATTGCTGACAACAATTCAGCTGTAGAAAACTGCAAAATTATCTCACGTTCTGTCACTTCTGGAAATAAACATGAGAATTCTATTGAATACAACCAAAACCCAAATACCCAAGGAAGCAAGTTGAATCGAGATACTGACAGGGACTATCTTAACTCCAGCATCAGAGAAGCAGTCTCTTTAGGTCGAACTTCCTCGATACCTCCTCCTCTATGTTCATTCTGTCAATGTATAGCACCATCTTTTGGAAAGCCTCCAAAACAATTTCGCTATGAAGAGCTAGAGGAAGCAACAAATGGATTCTCAGACACAAATTTTCTAGCAGAAGGCGGGTTTGGTCTGGTTCATAAAGGGGTTTTAAGGGATGGAGTGGTTGTTGCTGTAAAACAGCTAAAGTTTATTGGATCTCAAGCAGACGCCGATTTTCATAGAGAAGTTCGAGTTTTGAGCTGTGCCCAGCACAGGAATGTTGTGCTGCTGGTTGGTTACTGCATTCAGGGAAATAGGAGACTATTAGTATATGAGTTTATTTGCAACAAGTCGTTGGACTTTCATTTGCATG GAACGAAGGAAACAGCTCTAGATTGGAGCTCACGCCTTAAGATAGCTATTGGGACAGCAAGAGGCTTACGTTACCTTCATGAAGATTGCAGAGTGGGATGTATAGTTCACAGAGATCTCAGACCAAAAAACATTCTCTTAACTCATGATTTTGAACCTTTG GTTGCTGATTTTGGGCTTGCACGATTGTACAATGAGTGGGATGTTTCTGAAGATGAACATCTAATTAGAACTTCAAG GTATCTTGCCCCAGAGTACTCCAATGATGGAAAAGTCACAGAGAAGGTTGACGTATATGCTTTTGGCTTGGTGGTATTGGAGTTGATTACTGGTAGAAGAACCAATGACTTGCAATGCTACAGAAGTCAGCACCTGCTTGCAGGAAGCCTTTCCCCTACAGCTGGAAATGGACCATATCATCTTTCAGCATTCAAAAATCATTTGCTGGACTCCAACTTGACCTCATCCCCGCTTGAAAACTTTCCTTATGAACTACAGGCGATGAGTCATGCTGCCTTCATGTGTCTACAGGAAGATCCTCAGCTGCGACCTCCAATTTCAAAG GTACTTAAAATACTAGAAGGAGGTGGTCCTATTTTTGACTTAAATTCATTTGGCAGTAGAAGTGGTTATATGCAGGGACCAAATTTTAATAATCATCCTGTATCAAAGAGGCATTCTCGCAGGCTTTCTTATTAA
- the LOC104100593 gene encoding probable serine/threonine-protein kinase PBL21 isoform X4, with amino-acid sequence MQSAGSFWTSNSIKLKLERKHCMEELRCNIVVMKGSKPKVLRLNLGCPEELQTPFFSANSSPVKDSREIQDERMKHSTPVTSPEDQRTSYIRTPLLNSLTDPDTFLLYERNPLYEGFSKETFSPVHKRNGYDHPVNELHSFGERIITLSTVPKSQNHTHKTILWIQQNHIIADNNSAVENCKIISRSVTSGNKHENSIEYNQNPNTQGSKLNRDTDRDYLNSSIREAVSLGRTSSIPPPLCSFCQCIAPSFGKPPKQFRYEELEEATNGFSDTNFLAEGGFGLVHKGVLRDGVVVAVKQLKFIGSQADADFHREVRVLSCAQHRNVVLLVGYCIQGNRRLLVYEFICNKSLDFHLHGTKETALDWSSRLKIAIGTARGLRYLHEDCRVGCIVHRDLRPKNILLTHDFEPLVADFGLARLYNEWDVSEDEHLIRTSRYLAPEYSNDGKVTEKVDVYAFGLVVLELITGRRTNDLQCYRSQHLLAGSLSPTAGNGPYHLSAFKNHLLDSNLTSSPLENFPYELQAMSHAAFMCLQEDPQLRPPISKVLKILEGGGPIFDLNSFGSRSGYMQGPNFNNHPVSKRHSRRLSY; translated from the exons CAGTCAGCTGGGTCATTTTGGACAAGTAATAGCAT AAAATTGAAGTTAGAGCGTAAGCATTGCATGGAAGAACTTCGTTGCAACATTGTAGTGATGAAGGGTTCTAAACCGAAAGTTCTCAGACTAAATCTAGGATGTCCAGAGGAACTCCAAACTCCTTTCTTTTCTGCCAATTCCTCTCCTGTTAAGGATAGTAGAGAAATACAGGATGAAAGAATGAAGCATTCTACTCCAGTGACCAGTCCTGAGGATCAAAGAACATCCTATATTAGAACTCCATTACTGAATTCATTGACTGATCCAGACACATTCCTTCTATATGAGCGGAATCCCCTGTATGAAGGGTTCAGTAAAGAAACATTTTCACCGGTCCACAAGCGAAATGGATATGATCATCCGGTAAACGAGCTGCACTCTTTTGGGGAAAGGATAATAACTCTCTCAACAGTTCCTAAATCTCAAAATCATACTCATAAAACAATCCTTTGGATTCAGCAAAACCATATTATTGCTGACAACAATTCAGCTGTAGAAAACTGCAAAATTATCTCACGTTCTGTCACTTCTGGAAATAAACATGAGAATTCTATTGAATACAACCAAAACCCAAATACCCAAGGAAGCAAGTTGAATCGAGATACTGACAGGGACTATCTTAACTCCAGCATCAGAGAAGCAGTCTCTTTAGGTCGAACTTCCTCGATACCTCCTCCTCTATGTTCATTCTGTCAATGTATAGCACCATCTTTTGGAAAGCCTCCAAAACAATTTCGCTATGAAGAGCTAGAGGAAGCAACAAATGGATTCTCAGACACAAATTTTCTAGCAGAAGGCGGGTTTGGTCTGGTTCATAAAGGGGTTTTAAGGGATGGAGTGGTTGTTGCTGTAAAACAGCTAAAGTTTATTGGATCTCAAGCAGACGCCGATTTTCATAGAGAAGTTCGAGTTTTGAGCTGTGCCCAGCACAGGAATGTTGTGCTGCTGGTTGGTTACTGCATTCAGGGAAATAGGAGACTATTAGTATATGAGTTTATTTGCAACAAGTCGTTGGACTTTCATTTGCATG GAACGAAGGAAACAGCTCTAGATTGGAGCTCACGCCTTAAGATAGCTATTGGGACAGCAAGAGGCTTACGTTACCTTCATGAAGATTGCAGAGTGGGATGTATAGTTCACAGAGATCTCAGACCAAAAAACATTCTCTTAACTCATGATTTTGAACCTTTG GTTGCTGATTTTGGGCTTGCACGATTGTACAATGAGTGGGATGTTTCTGAAGATGAACATCTAATTAGAACTTCAAG GTATCTTGCCCCAGAGTACTCCAATGATGGAAAAGTCACAGAGAAGGTTGACGTATATGCTTTTGGCTTGGTGGTATTGGAGTTGATTACTGGTAGAAGAACCAATGACTTGCAATGCTACAGAAGTCAGCACCTGCTTGCAGGAAGCCTTTCCCCTACAGCTGGAAATGGACCATATCATCTTTCAGCATTCAAAAATCATTTGCTGGACTCCAACTTGACCTCATCCCCGCTTGAAAACTTTCCTTATGAACTACAGGCGATGAGTCATGCTGCCTTCATGTGTCTACAGGAAGATCCTCAGCTGCGACCTCCAATTTCAAAG GTACTTAAAATACTAGAAGGAGGTGGTCCTATTTTTGACTTAAATTCATTTGGCAGTAGAAGTGGTTATATGCAGGGACCAAATTTTAATAATCATCCTGTATCAAAGAGGCATTCTCGCAGGCTTTCTTATTAA